A genomic stretch from Candidatus Nitrososphaera gargensis Ga9.2 includes:
- a CDS encoding alpha/beta fold hydrolase, which yields MNYQYLQVDNLRLRYVDVGSGEPVFLIHGLGGSIKSWTNNIDHLAKSFRVIAVDLPGFGLSDKPKINYTIKFYKGFVVQFLKLLQLDQVSIVGSSLGGHIAAEVAINHPFLVRRLVLISPAGALPRSFKGSPALRKYVRVINAKSPQQVKRLLSAIDNKPVSDSYAQMVYQKFLMPGAKEAFLSSLAGSARAPRLTNRLNRIKAPMLLLWGKNDYMIPVKFAEPFVKMEKNCRIILIENCGHRPHFERPELFNKIVSDFLLA from the coding sequence TTGAACTACCAGTACCTGCAGGTTGACAACCTGCGCCTTAGATATGTCGATGTTGGCAGCGGCGAGCCCGTGTTCCTGATTCATGGCCTTGGAGGCTCGATCAAAAGCTGGACAAACAACATCGATCACTTGGCAAAAAGCTTCCGGGTCATAGCAGTTGACCTGCCAGGGTTCGGGTTGAGCGACAAGCCGAAAATCAACTACACGATCAAATTCTACAAAGGATTTGTCGTCCAGTTCCTAAAGCTCCTACAGCTGGATCAGGTATCGATAGTCGGATCGTCGCTTGGCGGCCACATTGCGGCCGAAGTCGCTATAAACCATCCTTTCCTTGTGAGAAGGCTCGTGCTGATAAGCCCGGCGGGCGCGCTCCCGCGCTCTTTCAAGGGATCGCCGGCACTCCGGAAATACGTCAGGGTGATAAACGCAAAATCGCCCCAGCAGGTCAAGCGGCTGCTTTCAGCGATCGATAACAAGCCTGTCAGCGACTCGTACGCGCAAATGGTCTACCAGAAATTCCTGATGCCAGGTGCAAAGGAGGCGTTCCTGTCGTCTCTGGCAGGGAGCGCGCGGGCGCCACGGCTGACCAACCGGCTGAACAGGATAAAGGCGCCCATGCTGCTTTTGTGGGGCAAGAATGACTACATGATCCCAGTCAAGTTCGCCGAGCCCTTTGTCAAGATGGAAAAAAACTGCCGGATAATCCTGATTGAGAACTGCGGCCACCGACCGCACTTTGAGCGACCGGAGCTGTTCAACAAGATCGTGTCTGACTTTTTGCTAGCGTAG
- a CDS encoding GNAT family N-acetyltransferase, translating into MNIIRPAKKSDREEILSFCINTFSWGDYIHRVWDYWFRSGRLLVAENEGKKIGMSHVAICPDSKSMWLEGVRVHPDYRRSKIATQLLEKMIEYGKKKGALQASAIVDVTNVASQHMMEKNGFEVVSRWAYYSTADGRPGRKRKKRSAARLATVADLGDIWEYLQNSKIYSLSAKRYVKSWHWYMLDKKVLRSFIRDKSVIIVTGRRPINGIAIINRHGYWDRENILQVVYLDAASVRPLDHLVSFVANIYLDGGFKELQVVCHNSKRLTSFIEKFMAKDEEQFLLYNKVFTAKAAPSR; encoded by the coding sequence TTGAACATCATCCGGCCAGCCAAGAAATCGGACAGGGAGGAGATCCTGAGCTTTTGCATAAACACGTTCAGCTGGGGCGACTATATCCACAGGGTGTGGGACTATTGGTTCAGGTCGGGCCGGCTGCTGGTGGCAGAGAATGAAGGCAAGAAAATTGGAATGTCGCACGTGGCGATATGCCCGGACAGCAAAAGCATGTGGCTTGAAGGGGTGAGGGTGCACCCGGACTACCGGCGATCAAAGATAGCGACACAGCTCTTGGAAAAAATGATCGAGTACGGCAAGAAAAAGGGGGCACTGCAGGCGTCTGCCATCGTCGACGTGACAAATGTCGCCTCGCAGCACATGATGGAAAAGAACGGCTTTGAAGTGGTTTCAAGGTGGGCGTACTATAGCACAGCAGACGGCAGGCCGGGGAGGAAGAGAAAGAAAAGGTCAGCGGCAAGGTTGGCTACTGTGGCCGATCTTGGCGACATCTGGGAGTACCTGCAGAACTCAAAAATCTATAGCCTTTCTGCAAAACGATACGTAAAATCGTGGCACTGGTACATGCTCGATAAAAAGGTACTCCGCAGCTTCATAAGGGACAAGAGCGTGATAATAGTTACCGGCCGCCGGCCTATAAATGGCATCGCAATAATCAACCGGCATGGCTACTGGGACAGGGAAAACATACTGCAGGTGGTGTACCTTGACGCCGCATCGGTCCGCCCGCTTGACCACCTTGTCTCATTTGTCGCGAACATATACCTTGACGGCGGGTTCAAAGAGCTCCAAGTGGTCTGCCACAATAGTAAAAGGCTGACATCATTCATTGAAAAATTCATGGCCAAGGACGAGGAGCAGTTCCTGCTCTACAACAAAGTATTTACAGCAAAAGCTGCGCCTTCCAGATAA
- a CDS encoding deoxycytidylate deaminase: MQRPDWDTYFMLQAEIAKLRSNCLTRHIGAVIVKDNRQIATGYNGTPPGIKNCFEGGCPRCMARLKGEIKSGEGLDRCLCTHAEANAIMQCALFGNAGSTRGATLYSTFAPCIECSKMAISVGIKRIVVIADYPEDGTQLLKEANVELVKLDTERLKPWLTIIPADPESSAKAVSR, translated from the coding sequence ATGCAGAGGCCAGACTGGGACACCTATTTCATGCTCCAGGCAGAGATAGCCAAGCTCCGCTCAAACTGCCTGACCCGGCACATCGGCGCAGTCATTGTCAAGGACAACCGGCAGATAGCCACCGGCTACAACGGCACCCCGCCGGGGATAAAGAACTGCTTTGAAGGAGGCTGCCCGCGCTGCATGGCCCGGCTCAAGGGCGAGATCAAGTCCGGAGAAGGTCTGGACCGGTGCCTGTGCACCCACGCAGAAGCAAACGCGATAATGCAATGCGCGCTGTTTGGCAACGCGGGAAGCACCAGAGGGGCGACGCTCTACTCCACCTTTGCGCCCTGCATAGAGTGCAGCAAGATGGCGATAAGCGTTGGGATCAAGAGAATAGTGGTGATCGCCGACTACCCCGAGGACGGAACCCAGCTGCTAAAGGAGGCAAACGTCGAGCTGGTAAAGCTGGACACGGAGCGGCTAAAGCCGTGGCTCACGATCATCCCAGCAGACCCGGAATCGTCGGCAAAGGCAGTGAGCAGGTAA
- the polX gene encoding DNA polymerase/3'-5' exonuclease PolX: MTKKNSDVAKVMRDLGFLTEVGEDDPNAQFRARAYYRAADTIASLPEDVAVMYSRNGIKGLLEIPSIGKAIAAKIEEYIKTGKVHTLEKMKAEIPINIDELYGLEGVGPKTIRALYDKLQVKNLADLEKAAREGRLRTVPGFTERKEQDVLKKIEFFRTGRGRHIIGEVYPLIKQIEKSLLQVAGVKNAVAAGSVRRMKETIGDIDYLVAASDPEPVMDFFTKMPEVQEVFGRGPAKAFVRLTSGIDADLLVVPEESWGSALQYFTGSKEHSVELRKIALSKGLRLNEWGVFKGEKRVAGAAEEEVYQALGLQWMPPEMRENAGEIELARQNRIPKLVEYGSLKGDLQVHSENSDGTATIEEMARGAKAFGLDYIAITDHTKSLALAGGLDGQELLEQAQKIAELNDRLEGGFRVLASAEVNIMKDGSLDIADNVLDKLDIVGAAIHSHFNLPVEAQTERLTRAAKNPNVDILFHPTGRLINKRLGYPVDIEQVIEVAKDTGTVLEIDAHYDRLDLKDEYARMAVKKGVKLVVDSDAHHPIHYAFLMFGVAQARRGWATPADVLNTLPADRLLKVLK, from the coding sequence TTGACGAAGAAAAATTCTGACGTTGCCAAGGTGATGCGGGACCTTGGCTTTCTTACCGAGGTGGGCGAGGACGACCCAAACGCGCAATTCAGGGCGCGAGCCTACTACAGGGCGGCAGACACGATAGCGAGCTTGCCGGAGGACGTTGCCGTCATGTACAGCAGGAACGGCATCAAGGGGCTTTTAGAAATCCCTTCAATCGGCAAGGCGATCGCGGCAAAGATAGAGGAGTACATCAAGACAGGCAAGGTGCACACGCTTGAGAAGATGAAGGCAGAGATCCCAATCAACATCGACGAGCTGTACGGCCTAGAGGGCGTCGGCCCAAAGACGATCAGGGCGCTGTACGACAAGCTGCAGGTAAAGAACCTTGCAGATCTGGAGAAGGCCGCCAGAGAAGGCAGGCTGCGGACGGTGCCGGGCTTTACTGAGAGAAAAGAGCAGGACGTGCTGAAAAAGATCGAGTTTTTCAGGACAGGAAGGGGTCGGCACATAATAGGCGAGGTCTACCCGCTCATAAAGCAGATCGAAAAGAGCCTGTTGCAGGTCGCAGGCGTGAAAAACGCTGTTGCCGCCGGCTCGGTGCGCCGGATGAAAGAGACCATAGGCGACATCGACTATCTGGTTGCTGCCAGCGATCCGGAGCCCGTGATGGATTTTTTCACAAAAATGCCTGAGGTTCAGGAGGTGTTCGGCAGGGGACCGGCCAAGGCGTTTGTCAGGCTGACAAGCGGGATAGACGCCGACCTGTTGGTAGTGCCGGAGGAGAGCTGGGGCTCAGCGCTCCAGTATTTCACCGGGAGCAAGGAGCACTCGGTCGAGCTGCGCAAGATAGCGCTTTCAAAGGGCCTGCGGCTGAACGAGTGGGGCGTTTTCAAGGGAGAAAAGAGGGTTGCAGGTGCGGCCGAGGAGGAAGTCTATCAGGCGCTTGGCCTGCAGTGGATGCCGCCAGAGATGCGGGAGAACGCCGGCGAGATAGAGCTTGCCCGGCAGAACAGGATCCCAAAGCTAGTGGAATATGGAAGCCTGAAGGGCGACCTGCAAGTCCACAGCGAAAACAGCGACGGCACGGCCACGATAGAAGAGATGGCGCGCGGAGCCAAGGCGTTTGGGCTCGACTACATAGCGATCACCGACCATACAAAGAGCCTTGCGCTTGCCGGCGGCCTTGACGGGCAGGAGCTTTTGGAGCAGGCACAAAAGATAGCAGAGCTCAACGACAGGCTGGAAGGAGGATTCCGAGTCCTTGCGTCTGCAGAGGTCAACATCATGAAGGACGGCTCGCTTGACATAGCAGACAATGTGCTTGATAAGCTCGACATCGTAGGTGCGGCCATCCACTCACACTTTAACCTGCCAGTCGAAGCGCAGACAGAGCGGCTGACAAGGGCTGCAAAGAACCCAAACGTAGACATACTGTTCCACCCGACTGGCAGGCTCATCAACAAGCGGCTCGGCTACCCCGTCGACATTGAGCAGGTAATCGAGGTCGCAAAGGACACCGGCACCGTCCTTGAAATCGATGCCCACTATGACAGGCTGGACCTGAAGGACGAGTATGCTAGGATGGCAGTGAAAAAAGGCGTGAAACTGGTTGTCGACTCTGACGCCCACCACCCGATCCACTATGCGTTCCTCATGTTTGGCGTCGCGCAGGCAAGGCGTGGCTGGGCGACGCCCGCAGACGTACTCAACACGCTCCCGGCAGACAGGCTGCTAAAAGTACTCAAGTAA